A stretch of Pelecanus crispus isolate bPelCri1 chromosome 3, bPelCri1.pri, whole genome shotgun sequence DNA encodes these proteins:
- the YPEL5 gene encoding protein yippee-like 5, which produces MGRIFLDHIGGTRLFSCANCDTILTNRSELISTRFTGATGRAFLFNKVVNLQYSEVQDRVMLTGRHMVRDVSCKNCNSKLGWIYEFATEDSQRYKEGRVILERALVRESEGFEEHVPSDNS; this is translated from the exons ATGGGAAGAATTTTTCTGGATCATATTGGTGGCACTCGCCTATTCTCCTGTGCAAACTGCGACACGATTCTGACCAATCGTTCTGAGCTCATCTCCACTCGTTTTACAGGGGCCACAGGAAGAgcctttctttttaacaag GTGGTAAATCTGCAATACAGTGAAGTTCAGGATCGGGTCATGCTCACTGGCCGCCACATGGTTCGAGATGTGAGCTGCAAGAACTGCAACAGCAAACTGGGTTGGATCTATGAATTTGCCACTGAAGACAGCCAGCGCTACAAGGAAGGCCGTGTTATCCTGGAAAGAGCATTGGTCCGAGAGAGTGAAGGATTTGAGGAGCATGTTCCATCCGACAATTCCTGA